The Meiothermus sp. genome segment CTACAACCTGAACATTGCGCCACACCTGGCTTTTGTGCGCTTCCGCGAGGGTAAGCCGGTGGTGGTGAGCGCACGCGGCGCTCTAGAGCGCTACCGAGGGCGGCACCTGCCCCAGCAAAAGTTGAGCACCCATGCTTCTCTGACCGACACTTTTGTGGTAGGCAACTACCTCGAGGGCATCCCCGAAAGTGCGGGCTGGTCTACGGCAGCAGTTCCGGTCTCGGCGCGGCAGAAGCGCCCCTTGGGGGTGGTAATTCTGGCTCGGGAGGGCAACAAGCCTTTTCAGTCCGACGAAAAGGCCATGGCCAACTCGCTCGCACGGGTGATGGGGGCGCAACTGGGGCAGATGGAAGCCCTCAAGCACCTCGAGGATGCCTACGATGGTACGCTGCGGGCCTTGGGTCTGGCCCTGGAATTTCGCGACCACGAGACCCAGGGGCACACCAAGCGGGTTGTGGCCTGGGCTGACCAGCTGGCTCAAGACCTGAACCTGGATGCATCCATGCGTAAATTTCTTCGTTGGGGTGCCTATTTGCACGATATCGGAAAGCTTTCTATTTCCGACCACATCCTACGAAAGCCCGACAAACTCGATGATGAAGAATGGGAAATTATGAAAAGCCATGTGGTCAAGGGGTGGGAGATGCTTTCACGAGTGCCCTTTTTACCCCAAGAAACCTTAGAAGTGGTACGCCATCACCACGAAAACTGGGATGGCAGCGGCTACCCCGACGGCCTGAAAGGGCAGGACATCCCCATTCTGGCTCGCATCTTTGCGGTAGTGGACACCTTCGATGCGCTCTACAGCCCCCGCCCCTACAAGCGGGCCTGGAAACCTGCGGAAATTATCGAGGAACTGAATCGCCTGAGGGGTAAGAAGCTCGACCCCAAGCTGGTGGATATCTTTATCAAACGCATTACCTCCCCCTCCGGCAAGGAAGCCATGGAGGCTGCCAACCCCAGCAAGGCCAATGTCAGGGCCTAAAGGGTGAGCCCATAGTTGATAGCCACGCCATGCGCGACCCTAAAGCTTTGCCAGGTTGCGTGCGTTTTGATACCAGATTCGGTTAGTTCGGCGCTGGATGGCGGCGAACTAACAGGGCCGAAGTTATCCGCGTAGCGGAGGGCGATACCGCCCCTTGGAAGGGAGACGCTTTCTTCGCCGACCGACAGGGAGGGGTGTGCTCTAGGATTCAAAAAGATAGCCTCTGGGGGATCTTTGGTTTAGATGATTATCTTTTTGCATCCGGTATGATGCGTGGTTTCTGGTAGATTTTTTGAACACGAGCATCTTGGTGGGCACAAACTGAAAATATCACAAGCTCCCGTCGAAGCACCACGATAAAATAGCCGACCATGCAGTTATTTCCTCCGCTCTACGACACCCCCCTGGCCGAACTCTTTCACGCTCGAGTCCCTGCCGGAGAGCCCTGGGCATGGGTGCTGTGCCAGCGCATTCTGGCAGATGAAACCCTGGCTCGACGCTTGCTTGTTGAACCCCTAAGCCCTGGAATGGCCGACTGGATCCGCCAGGAGCTGGGGCATCTGCGGCAGGAGGTGGAGCGTCTCCAAAAGCAGTACCCCTTTTCGGACTTCGGCAACCGAGACCCCAGCGCAGCCGAAAGCGCCGCCTTGAAGGTGCTGTTGGAAGGATCGCCCGCCGCGCTGCAAAACCTGTATCAGACCTTCGGTTACGGTATCTATGTCCACCATACGGCCTTCTTATTTAGCCAGCGCATGCAGGCCATCGAGAAGCCCGACCCTGCCTGCTTTGATGACCTGGTAGGCTATGCCCGACAAATTCAGACCCTGCGCGCCAACGTGGAGCGCTTTTTGGCTGGGAAGCCCGCCGTTCCCATGCTCCTCTACGGGGCTAGAGGCTCCGGCAAGTCCACCTCGGTCAAGGCTTTGCGCACCCAGTACGCCGACCGGGGCCTGAGGCTGGTAGAAGTACTGGCGGATGGCTTAGAGCTACTGCCCGAACTGCTGGCGTTGCTGGCTCCGCTGCCTTATAAGTTTGTGCTCTACCTGGACGACCTGGCCTTTGCCAGCGAGGATGCGCGCTTTCACAAACTGAAGGCTTTGCTCGAGGGAGCCGTATACGAACGACCATCCAATGTGCTGGCTGTGGCTACCTCCAACCGTCGCAACCTGGTTGCACAGGATTGGTCGGATCGGCCCGACCCCGATGCTAGCGACCCCGCTTCCTGGGACACCTTGCAAGACAAGCTGGCCCTGGCCGACCGCTTCGGGCTGGTGCTCACCTTTCCACCTTTCGATCAGCAGCATTACCTGGAAGCCGTGGCTCACATTCTGGGACGAGAACTCGACGAGGAAACCCGCAAAGCTGCCCTGCAATTTGCCCTGGAGGGCAGGGGCTTTTCCGGGCGCACCGCACGGCATTTTGCAAATCAACAGTGACCGGTAGAATACCAACTTTACTTGGACAGTGAGCTTTGAGGGTCGTCCCAAGCTCCCTCATCCGGCGACACCCCAGGTGCAGTCAATCAGGTTCCTATGGCTGATTGTAAATAGCGCGGTCGGGGTGTCGCCACCTTCTCCCAACGGGGAGAAGGCAAGGGGTTTATGTGGATTTGGTAGAAGATGGGCTGTTGACGCAAGATGGACAGACCCGACGCCTAGGTCAGGGTAAGCGCTGGATGGACTGGAACAAACCCTGTCGCTTGCGCTCCAAGGCCGCCCCAATAAACCCACTAAAAGGCGGCGAGACCCGCATGGGGCGACTAGAAAGCTCGGGATGAGCTTGCAGGCCAATGAAGAAGGGGTGGTGGGGCAACTCGATGGCTTCTACCAGCCCCTCTCCCCTGCCCTGGACCCCCGGCGTAACCGCCGAGACCGCAAGGCCGCCTTCGATCAGGCGCTGGACATAGGCGGGGTTTACTTCGTAGCGGTGGCGGTGCCGCTCGTAGACCAGTTCTTTACCGTAGAGCTTATAGAGCAAGGTTTCGGGGTGGATGCGCATGGGCCAGTTGCCCAGCCGCATGGTGCCACCCATACCTTCAACTTCCAGTTGCTCGGGCATCAGGTCTATGACCGGGTGGGGGGTGTAGGGGTCGAACTCGGTGCTGTTGGCCCCCTCGAGGCCCAGCACATTGCGCGCATATTCAATCACGGCAATTTGTAACCCCAGGCAGATGCCAAAGTAGGGCAAGCGGCTTTCGCGGGCGTAGCGGGCCGCCAGGATCTTTCCCTCGATACCACGAATACCAAACCCAGGCCCCACCAACACCCCATCTACGTCGCCCAACAGTTCGGCGGCTCTGGCCAGATCGGTGATGTCCTCTGCGTTGACCCATTTCACGCTCACCCGCGCATCGTGGGCAATGCCTGCATGGCGAAAGCCCTCCAGAATGCTCAGGTAGGCGTCGGGCATCTTGACGTACTTGCCCACGAAGGCCACCGAGACCTCGTCGGCGGGTTGCTTAAGTTTGCGCACAGCGTTCTGCCAGAAGCTCAGGTTGGGCTGAATGGGCTCCAGGCCCAGCTTCTTCTCCACCACCCGCCCCAGGCCCTGCTCCTCTAATACCAGGGGCATCTCGTACAGGTACTGCACGGTGGGGCTGCTGAAGACCTCGCCCGCGTGCACGTTGGTAAAAAGGGCCACCTTCTTGCGCACGTCCTCAGGCACCATCTTCTCCGAGCGCAGAACCAGCACATCGGGCTGGATGCCCACCCCCCGCAGTGTAGAGACCGAGTGCTGGGTGGGTTTGGTTTTGAACTCCTCAGACGTAGCCAGATAGGGCACCAGAGTCAAATGCAGGTACATCAAATCCTGATCGTCTTCGTCGAACTGAAACTGCCGGATGGCCTCCAGAAAGGGCAGGCTCTCGATATCGCCCACCGTGCCCCCCACCTCCACCACCACAATCTCGGCGTTTTGCTCCCGAGCCGTGCGGCGAATGCGGTCTTTGATTTCGTCGGTGATATGCGGGATCACCTGCACGGTCTGGGAGAGGTACTCGCCTCGCCGCTCTTTTTGAATCACCGACAGGTACACCTGACCGGTGGTGATGTTGTTGGCGCGGGACAGGTCTATATCGAGAAAGCGCTCGTAGTGCCCGATGTCCAGGTCGGTTTCAGCCCCATCGGCTGTGACAAACACCTCGCCATGTTCGTAGGGCCGCATGGTGCCTGCGTCCAGGTTGACATAGGGGTCAATCTTGATGGCGGTCACGCGGTAGCCCCGACCCCGCAGGATGGCCCCTAAGCTGGAGGTGAGAATACCCTTACCCAAACTGCTGACCACACCGCCCGTGACAAAAATGTATTTCATAACAAACCCCCGTCCTGCGCCGGACGCTGTCCAGCGCCCCAAAAGCTC includes the following:
- a CDS encoding HD-GYP domain-containing protein, with product MGNTYLKIVQKQNLLSLLGLLIWGVVSFLYLPDSYQAFSFLFLIPGVWKGGPQSMRWVVPLVFIYTIVQHLYPKPNLSLDSLLVTMLPGLVALAFVAWLRERDRRSQKELEDSLRFMHLLEEGSLNISTANDPLELTESAMSSLYNLNIAPHLAFVRFREGKPVVVSARGALERYRGRHLPQQKLSTHASLTDTFVVGNYLEGIPESAGWSTAAVPVSARQKRPLGVVILAREGNKPFQSDEKAMANSLARVMGAQLGQMEALKHLEDAYDGTLRALGLALEFRDHETQGHTKRVVAWADQLAQDLNLDASMRKFLRWGAYLHDIGKLSISDHILRKPDKLDDEEWEIMKSHVVKGWEMLSRVPFLPQETLEVVRHHHENWDGSGYPDGLKGQDIPILARIFAVVDTFDALYSPRPYKRAWKPAEIIEELNRLRGKKLDPKLVDIFIKRITSPSGKEAMEAANPSKANVRA
- a CDS encoding DUF815 domain-containing protein encodes the protein MQLFPPLYDTPLAELFHARVPAGEPWAWVLCQRILADETLARRLLVEPLSPGMADWIRQELGHLRQEVERLQKQYPFSDFGNRDPSAAESAALKVLLEGSPAALQNLYQTFGYGIYVHHTAFLFSQRMQAIEKPDPACFDDLVGYARQIQTLRANVERFLAGKPAVPMLLYGARGSGKSTSVKALRTQYADRGLRLVEVLADGLELLPELLALLAPLPYKFVLYLDDLAFASEDARFHKLKALLEGAVYERPSNVLAVATSNRRNLVAQDWSDRPDPDASDPASWDTLQDKLALADRFGLVLTFPPFDQQHYLEAVAHILGRELDEETRKAALQFALEGRGFSGRTARHFANQQ
- a CDS encoding CTP synthase; the protein is MKYIFVTGGVVSSLGKGILTSSLGAILRGRGYRVTAIKIDPYVNLDAGTMRPYEHGEVFVTADGAETDLDIGHYERFLDIDLSRANNITTGQVYLSVIQKERRGEYLSQTVQVIPHITDEIKDRIRRTAREQNAEIVVVEVGGTVGDIESLPFLEAIRQFQFDEDDQDLMYLHLTLVPYLATSEEFKTKPTQHSVSTLRGVGIQPDVLVLRSEKMVPEDVRKKVALFTNVHAGEVFSSPTVQYLYEMPLVLEEQGLGRVVEKKLGLEPIQPNLSFWQNAVRKLKQPADEVSVAFVGKYVKMPDAYLSILEGFRHAGIAHDARVSVKWVNAEDITDLARAAELLGDVDGVLVGPGFGIRGIEGKILAARYARESRLPYFGICLGLQIAVIEYARNVLGLEGANSTEFDPYTPHPVIDLMPEQLEVEGMGGTMRLGNWPMRIHPETLLYKLYGKELVYERHRHRYEVNPAYVQRLIEGGLAVSAVTPGVQGRGEGLVEAIELPHHPFFIGLQAHPELSSRPMRVSPPFSGFIGAALERKRQGLFQSIQRLP